One region of Terriglobia bacterium genomic DNA includes:
- a CDS encoding metallophosphoesterase, whose product MRKLFVIMPFGIHSDVSDPDRSPIDFDAVYETVIKPAGLAADFSVLRIDEVATPGRISDQYLQELFTADVVVADVSLPNPNVFYELGIRQAMGTGPTVLIADRPHNLPFDIREQRVLFYNLTAPTKLLRVRADLSRVLREATESTGKNPIQRFLYSIGASTNPAEDKAAFDQDFRGRIERARNANQLIAVWSWAQQYKSLPAFTLTFLANRLADEKEWAIAKDVIRHALKVRPTDFELHRYHGWYLRNLGEAYYAEAEAAFREALRLNASDPETIGMLAGLLKRQGRFAEASELYRQGALLAPANHYMKINGAAMELLANPQSPKGADSLYRSMLQELLTVAPDERDAWTEVLCAEAYFVLGDDEASRRHFEAAARTAGSPTVLRSPADQIELFGAHGFRTESAKQLSSWVRSLIKESLVPPLPPQVNPTAKTSVSPSSPVIIHLTDVHFGSKPGMDGKPIRMHRFFDGDDSQTLEDHLLREFKSTKRHFFLDGRPAVLVVSGDFTYTATSGEFTEALQFLEKLCSGLSISKDRVIVCPGNHDVNWAHSKIDKTHRFDQYISFLAKFYGDTFRTRYPLIKWDLTVDGARPRATDLLSLQVLPKDHLLILSLNSCVYETEEHHYGYVSGRQLRNFEELLEREDIDNNLVRIAVVHHHLHPFPEPVKLEVSGEHWQDQSTIRDSALVEKYLEKHGFDIVLHGHKHKPQLRETLVRDPSFSMATRPLIVLGGGSCGVESRELEHNVPNQYEVLELVNVPRVRGADFLRVEWRTLDVAPGADWATSHMWTLTG is encoded by the coding sequence ATGCGAAAACTGTTTGTTATCATGCCCTTCGGAATACACTCTGACGTGTCGGACCCAGACCGATCGCCAATCGATTTTGATGCTGTCTATGAAACGGTAATCAAACCGGCTGGTCTCGCCGCAGATTTTTCTGTTCTCCGCATTGACGAGGTGGCAACCCCCGGAAGGATCAGCGACCAGTATCTGCAAGAACTGTTCACGGCGGATGTCGTAGTTGCCGACGTATCTCTTCCAAACCCGAACGTTTTCTACGAGCTTGGAATTCGTCAAGCCATGGGGACAGGTCCGACTGTTTTGATAGCCGACAGACCACATAACTTGCCATTTGACATTCGGGAGCAACGAGTTCTCTTCTACAACCTCACGGCACCAACGAAGTTGCTACGGGTTCGCGCGGATCTCTCCAGAGTACTCCGAGAAGCAACTGAGAGCACTGGCAAGAATCCGATTCAACGATTTCTTTATTCAATCGGGGCCTCTACAAATCCTGCGGAGGACAAGGCAGCGTTTGACCAAGATTTCCGTGGCCGGATCGAGCGAGCGCGAAATGCGAATCAACTCATCGCTGTTTGGAGTTGGGCTCAACAATATAAATCTCTGCCAGCATTCACGCTCACATTCCTTGCAAACCGCTTAGCCGACGAAAAAGAGTGGGCGATAGCGAAAGACGTGATCCGGCACGCACTCAAAGTAAGGCCTACGGATTTTGAGCTGCATCGTTACCACGGGTGGTATTTGCGGAATCTTGGCGAAGCCTATTATGCGGAAGCCGAGGCAGCGTTTCGGGAAGCGCTACGGCTTAACGCGTCAGACCCGGAAACCATCGGAATGCTTGCAGGCCTTCTTAAGCGGCAAGGAAGATTTGCCGAGGCTTCCGAACTGTACCGGCAAGGCGCGTTGCTAGCACCGGCTAACCATTACATGAAAATAAATGGCGCTGCGATGGAACTTCTGGCTAATCCGCAGTCGCCAAAAGGGGCAGACTCTTTGTACCGCTCCATGCTCCAAGAATTGTTGACTGTAGCACCAGATGAAAGAGATGCGTGGACTGAAGTCTTGTGCGCTGAGGCATACTTTGTACTCGGAGACGATGAGGCGTCACGCCGCCACTTTGAGGCTGCAGCGCGAACCGCCGGTTCACCTACGGTTTTGCGATCTCCTGCCGATCAGATTGAGCTATTCGGTGCACACGGTTTCAGAACTGAGTCCGCTAAACAGCTTTCTTCGTGGGTTCGGTCGCTCATCAAAGAGTCGCTTGTTCCGCCGCTACCCCCTCAAGTCAATCCAACAGCGAAAACGTCAGTGTCACCTTCCAGTCCTGTAATCATTCATCTGACAGACGTGCATTTTGGATCGAAGCCAGGTATGGATGGTAAGCCAATAAGAATGCACCGGTTTTTTGATGGAGACGATTCCCAGACCCTCGAAGACCATCTGCTGCGTGAGTTCAAATCCACAAAACGTCATTTCTTCCTGGATGGCCGACCTGCCGTCCTCGTCGTCTCGGGTGACTTCACATATACCGCCACATCGGGTGAGTTTACGGAAGCTCTGCAATTCTTGGAAAAATTGTGTTCCGGGTTGTCGATATCGAAAGATCGAGTGATAGTGTGTCCTGGCAATCACGACGTAAATTGGGCCCATTCAAAAATAGACAAGACACATCGCTTCGATCAGTACATCTCTTTTTTGGCCAAGTTCTATGGGGATACGTTCAGAACCCGCTATCCCTTAATAAAATGGGACCTTACTGTCGATGGCGCACGCCCGCGAGCTACAGATTTGCTTTCTCTTCAAGTTTTACCCAAAGATCACCTCCTCATCTTGTCACTTAACTCTTGCGTCTATGAGACCGAGGAACACCATTACGGTTATGTCAGCGGGCGGCAACTACGAAACTTCGAGGAACTACTGGAACGAGAAGACATCGATAACAACTTAGTGCGCATTGCGGTTGTGCATCACCACCTCCATCCATTCCCGGAACCCGTGAAGCTTGAAGTATCGGGGGAACACTGGCAAGATCAATCTACGATTCGCGATTCCGCCTTGGTAGAAAAATACCTTGAGAAGCATGGATTTGACATTGTCCTCCACGGTCATAAGCACAAGCCTCAGCTTAGAGAAACCCTCGTTAGGGATCCAAGTTTCTCTATGGCCACCCGTCCTTTAATTGTTCTAGGAGGAGGCAGTTGTGGCGTCGAGTCTCGCGAACTGGAACACAATGTTCCAAATCAATACGAAGTACTCGAATTAGTTAATGTGCCAAGAGTCCGGGGAGCTGATTTTTTACGAGTGGAGTGGCGAACCCTTGATGTAGCCCCTGGAGCAGATTGGGCCACTTCGCACATGTGGACTCTCACGGGCTAG
- a CDS encoding potassium channel family protein, with protein sequence MKIFAVILGLVLILVVLWETFETIVLPRRVTRQFRLTRFFYRSTWRPWTWLASLRSNKKKHDSLLSYYGPLSLLLLLALWALTLVAGFGLLHYGLHDKLSGALFASDLGNAMYLSGTTLFTLGLGDVLPASGLGRFITVLEAGIGFGYLALVIGYLPVLYQAFSRREVTISLLDARAGSPPTAYELLRRQSGVHGMEALTELLQDWEMWSADLMESHLSYPVLAYFRSQHDNQSWIASLTAILDVCSLAMVGLEGMCQYQARMTFAIARHALVDLSQVFSAPPAKEEKINRLPAEALDELRKRLHAEGFVLADGDHAMEELRRLRRLYEPYALSLANYLRLDLPPWIKGVVAKDNWQTTAWQLSQTKQEAIPAHDEHT encoded by the coding sequence GTGAAAATTTTTGCCGTCATTCTCGGTCTTGTGCTCATCCTCGTGGTCCTGTGGGAGACCTTTGAGACCATCGTGCTGCCGCGCCGCGTCACGCGCCAGTTCCGGCTCACCCGGTTTTTCTATCGCAGCACGTGGCGTCCCTGGACTTGGCTTGCCTCCCTGCGCAGCAACAAAAAGAAGCACGATTCCCTGCTCAGCTATTATGGACCGCTTTCCCTGCTTCTGCTGCTCGCTCTGTGGGCGCTTACGCTCGTTGCGGGATTTGGGCTGCTGCATTATGGCCTTCACGATAAGCTTTCTGGCGCGCTCTTCGCCAGCGATCTCGGCAATGCCATGTACCTGAGCGGCACCACCCTGTTCACCCTCGGCCTCGGCGACGTGTTGCCCGCTTCTGGTTTAGGACGTTTTATTACCGTTCTTGAGGCCGGAATCGGCTTCGGATACTTGGCTCTCGTCATCGGATATTTGCCGGTGCTGTATCAGGCGTTTTCCCGTCGCGAAGTCACCATCTCATTGCTCGATGCGCGTGCCGGCTCGCCACCCACAGCGTATGAACTGCTGCGCCGGCAAAGCGGCGTCCACGGCATGGAAGCGCTTACCGAATTACTGCAAGACTGGGAAATGTGGTCAGCCGATCTGATGGAAAGCCATCTTTCTTATCCTGTGCTGGCGTACTTCCGCTCCCAGCATGACAACCAGTCATGGATCGCTTCGCTCACCGCCATTCTCGACGTTTGCTCTCTGGCCATGGTCGGCCTTGAAGGCATGTGCCAGTACCAAGCGCGGATGACTTTCGCCATTGCTCGGCATGCGCTCGTCGATCTGAGCCAGGTCTTCAGCGCTCCCCCGGCAAAAGAAGAAAAAATCAACCGCCTTCCCGCGGAAGCCCTGGATGAACTCCGCAAGCGACTGCACGCCGAAGGTTTTGTTCTGGCCGATGGCGACCACGCGATGGAAGAGCTGCGCCGCCTGCGCCGCCTGTATGAGCCTTATGCTCTTTCCCTTGCTAATTATTTGCGGCTTGATCTGCCGCCCTGGATCAAGGGCGTCGTCGCCAAAGACAACTGGCAGACCACGGCATGGCAGTTGAGCCAGACAAAACAGGAGGCAATTCCGGCGCACGATGAGCATACGTGA
- a CDS encoding VTT domain-containing protein: MKSFMQLVVGHPYLVLLASGLLERVGAPLLFSPVLVAAGALAAGGHLRFDVAVWIALATCVLGDTLWYEIGKKKGDRVLSMLCRISLEPDSCVRRSKVFFEKGSNRTLIFSKWLPGVSHVVPAVAGLSGIERQHFFITNTGGSALWIVVLMLAGYLPVERMHVASAVGPILFEASLAVLALNVGIKYMQRRQFLKELYKSRITPEEVRQMLDAGEKFVILDLRHPLDSIADPRTLPGAIRVLPAEVTSRADTLPKNQEIILYCT; this comes from the coding sequence GTGAAATCGTTCATGCAACTGGTGGTTGGCCATCCTTATCTTGTGCTGCTGGCGTCCGGACTGCTGGAGCGTGTGGGCGCACCGCTGCTGTTTTCTCCCGTGCTGGTGGCCGCAGGAGCGCTGGCTGCGGGCGGCCATCTGCGCTTTGATGTTGCCGTCTGGATCGCGCTGGCCACCTGCGTTCTTGGCGACACGCTATGGTACGAGATTGGCAAGAAAAAAGGCGATCGCGTTTTGTCCATGCTTTGCCGCATTTCGCTGGAGCCGGATAGCTGCGTGCGCCGCTCAAAAGTGTTTTTTGAAAAAGGCTCCAACCGGACGCTGATTTTCTCCAAATGGCTGCCCGGCGTTTCCCACGTAGTACCCGCGGTCGCCGGACTTTCCGGCATCGAGCGCCAGCATTTCTTTATTACCAACACGGGCGGGTCAGCCCTGTGGATTGTGGTGCTGATGCTCGCCGGATATCTTCCTGTGGAGCGCATGCATGTAGCCTCTGCTGTAGGGCCGATCCTGTTTGAAGCAAGTCTGGCTGTGCTGGCGCTGAACGTTGGTATTAAGTACATGCAGCGCCGGCAGTTTTTAAAAGAACTCTATAAGTCGCGTATCACGCCGGAAGAGGTTCGCCAGATGCTGGATGCGGGCGAGAAATTCGTGATCCTCGATCTCCGCCATCCGCTTGATTCAATTGCCGACCCGCGAACTCTGCCGGGAGCCATCCGCGTGCTGCCCGCTGAAGTTACCAGCCGCGCAGACACGCTGCCAAAAAATCAGGAGATCATTCTCTACTGTACTTGA